The following proteins are encoded in a genomic region of Galbibacter sp. BG1:
- a CDS encoding 7-carboxy-7-deazaguanine synthase QueE — translation MTKEAILERVNAGEMLPLMEEFYTIQGEGFHKGTAAYFIRIGGCDVGCHWCDVKESWNAETHPPTEVLKIVENAAKYSDTIVITGGEPLTWDMTFITSELKKKGLKIHIETSGAYELTGEWDWICLSPKKMKLPTSEVYEKAHELKVIVYNQHDFKFAEEQAAKVNDNCILYLQPEWSKRDKMIPEIVDYVMKNPKWKVSLQTHKYLNIP, via the coding sequence ATGACAAAAGAAGCAATTTTAGAGCGGGTAAATGCAGGTGAAATGTTGCCGTTAATGGAAGAATTTTACACCATTCAAGGGGAAGGATTTCATAAAGGAACGGCAGCGTATTTTATAAGAATTGGAGGATGCGATGTGGGTTGCCACTGGTGCGATGTAAAAGAGAGCTGGAATGCAGAAACCCATCCCCCGACAGAAGTGCTGAAAATTGTTGAAAATGCCGCTAAATATTCCGATACTATTGTAATTACCGGAGGAGAGCCCCTAACTTGGGACATGACTTTTATTACTTCTGAATTAAAGAAAAAAGGATTAAAAATACACATTGAAACCTCAGGTGCTTACGAATTGACCGGTGAGTGGGATTGGATTTGTCTTTCCCCTAAAAAAATGAAATTACCTACTTCGGAGGTTTATGAAAAGGCCCATGAGTTAAAAGTAATTGTGTACAATCAACATGATTTTAAGTTTGCTGAAGAACAGGCAGCTAAGGTTAATGATAATTGTATTCTTTACTTACAACCCGAGTGGAGCAAGCGTGATAAAATGATTCCAGAAATTGTGGATTACGTAATGAAGAATCCCAAATGGAAAGTTTCCCTTCAAACGCATAAATACTTAAATATCCCTTAG